Proteins co-encoded in one Novosphingobium sp. PP1Y genomic window:
- a CDS encoding transglutaminase-like cysteine peptidase, whose amino-acid sequence MTSKAAALLGGAPSRLELISMQQSSRTGQASQALVTAPIAPAAGGLRCAALTQSRTLPAIYSATSRASADPENFLGSARLPLRHTTFDAQWDRVRRAGLPGRSVAAMAARSGAGASEMTLSAVNAWSNRHIRYREDSEIYGKSDYWATASATLKRGAGDCEDIAIFKMQALAALGVPRSDMYLTIARDTVRNADHALLVVKLEGRYWVLDNATDKLLDGAMSYDYRPIMSFSTSGKWLHGYTRQPEQAPTLIAAR is encoded by the coding sequence GTGACCAGCAAGGCGGCAGCGTTGCTGGGCGGCGCGCCGAGCAGGCTTGAACTGATCTCAATGCAGCAGTCGTCTCGCACCGGGCAAGCGTCGCAGGCGCTGGTGACGGCGCCGATCGCACCGGCTGCCGGGGGACTGCGCTGCGCAGCCCTGACCCAGTCGCGCACATTGCCGGCGATCTACTCAGCGACGAGCCGTGCCTCGGCCGATCCGGAGAATTTTCTCGGCAGCGCCCGCCTGCCGCTGCGCCATACGACTTTCGATGCGCAGTGGGACCGGGTGCGCCGCGCCGGATTGCCTGGCCGTTCCGTCGCGGCCATGGCCGCGCGCTCCGGCGCCGGGGCGAGCGAAATGACGCTGTCGGCAGTCAATGCCTGGTCCAACCGGCATATCCGCTACCGCGAGGACAGCGAGATCTACGGCAAGTCCGACTACTGGGCGACCGCCAGCGCGACCCTCAAGCGCGGCGCCGGGGACTGCGAGGACATCGCGATCTTCAAGATGCAGGCGCTTGCCGCACTGGGCGTGCCGCGTTCCGACATGTACCTGACGATCGCGCGCGATACCGTGCGCAATGCCGATCATGCCCTGCTCGTCGTGAAGCTGGAAGGCCGCTACTGGGTGCTCGACAATGCGACCGACAAGCTGCTCGACGGCGCTATGAGCTACGACTACCGGCCGATCATGTCGTTCAGCACCAGCGGCAAGTGGCTGCACGGCTATACCCGCCAACCGGAACAGGCCCCGACGCTTATCGCCGCACGCTGA
- a CDS encoding HlyD family type I secretion periplasmic adaptor subunit, protein MNAMISSFRQRIGYDDWDASRRLIVLCGVALLVLFVWAGLARVDEVTRGMGKVVPSSKAQLVQAASPATVLSILVRPGQMVKKGQLLVRLDDSQSSSALGQLQAENERLAARADRLEGEGTGTESTCGEGTICAEEARLADVRRAAAQSRQNALVAQVDQRRRDLQEGQATVASLQNSAKLAQDQVNMLTPLAQKGIVPKTELLTAQRDLVDTQGRLSAARQGVGRAQAAIREAEAQLRQARLDFQQEALNERSEITTKIAVNEETIKGAEARLERNELRAPATGYINDVQVTTVGGFVNAGEKLMQIVPVGEKLLVEARVDPKDIAFIKVGDPANVKVTAYDFSIYGGLTGRVRNISADSIYDDVERKAYYSVMVETDKAFIVKNGTRLPIMPGMICDVEIVTGRKSILTYLFKPVLRAFDEALTER, encoded by the coding sequence ATGAACGCCATGATTTCGTCTTTCAGGCAGCGGATCGGTTACGACGACTGGGATGCCAGCCGCAGGCTGATTGTCCTGTGCGGCGTTGCCCTGCTGGTGCTGTTCGTCTGGGCCGGGCTTGCCCGCGTCGACGAAGTGACCCGCGGCATGGGCAAGGTCGTGCCGTCCAGCAAGGCCCAGCTCGTCCAGGCGGCCAGCCCGGCCACGGTGCTGTCGATCCTCGTGCGGCCCGGCCAGATGGTGAAGAAGGGCCAGTTGCTCGTCCGTCTCGACGATTCCCAGTCTTCTTCCGCGCTGGGTCAGTTGCAGGCAGAAAACGAGCGCCTTGCCGCGCGGGCCGATCGTCTGGAAGGGGAGGGCACCGGTACGGAAAGCACCTGCGGCGAAGGCACGATCTGCGCCGAGGAAGCACGCCTTGCCGACGTGCGCCGCGCCGCCGCGCAGAGCCGCCAGAACGCCCTTGTTGCGCAAGTAGATCAGCGTCGCCGCGATCTGCAGGAGGGCCAGGCAACGGTCGCCTCGCTCCAGAACAGCGCGAAGCTGGCGCAGGACCAGGTCAACATGCTCACCCCGCTTGCGCAGAAGGGCATCGTCCCCAAGACCGAACTGCTGACTGCCCAGCGCGATCTTGTCGACACGCAGGGGCGGCTCTCCGCAGCGCGGCAGGGCGTCGGCCGGGCGCAGGCGGCGATCCGCGAAGCCGAGGCGCAGCTGCGGCAGGCCCGCCTCGATTTCCAGCAGGAAGCGCTCAACGAGCGCAGCGAGATCACCACCAAGATCGCGGTCAACGAAGAGACGATCAAGGGCGCCGAGGCCCGCCTAGAGCGCAACGAATTGCGTGCGCCCGCGACCGGCTACATCAACGATGTGCAGGTCACCACGGTCGGCGGCTTTGTGAATGCGGGCGAAAAGCTCATGCAGATCGTGCCGGTGGGCGAAAAGCTGTTGGTGGAAGCGCGCGTCGATCCCAAGGACATCGCCTTCATCAAGGTGGGCGATCCTGCCAACGTCAAGGTCACCGCCTACGACTTCTCCATCTATGGCGGGCTGACGGGCCGCGTGCGCAACATCAGCGCGGACAGCATCTACGACGACGTCGAGCGCAAGGCCTACTACAGTGTGATGGTGGAAACCGACAAGGCGTTCATCGTCAAGAACGGGACGCGGCTGCCGATCATGCCGGGCATGATCTGCGACGTGGAAATCGTGACGGGGCGCAAGAGCATCCTGACCTACCTGTTCAAGCCGGTCCTGCGCGCCTTCGACGAGGCTCTCACCGAGCGCTGA
- a CDS encoding cell wall hydrolase — translation MNAAAASIAGHGMQRTRAHAAPVRARRAMMAALGGVVLLGLVACTQVPELRSIFGLGANEPAPVIVPAEQLREVEAMTVDDKSQILVEGSEAEQRNAAIAVSGLPVESAASFVLHGTSGAAYRTALKCMTQAVYYEAAREPLEGRRAVAQVVLNRVRHPAYPNSVCGVVYEGSQRTTGCQFSFTCDGALLRAPMASLWAEAQEVAREALAGRVEASVGTATNYHADYVLPKWAFTLAKIDKIGRHIFYRLHGKWGQRALFTSAYSGVERIPALDYEGLRARLLAASQPLVEPAPAPGLTVPPAVTDRHAANDVGGRIDTTKQWRLSIPDPVSASSKYQSAIAASTLAQSQAVEPGMETASAPSRIVLAR, via the coding sequence GTGAACGCCGCAGCTGCCTCTATCGCAGGGCATGGAATGCAGCGCACACGTGCGCACGCTGCCCCGGTGCGCGCCAGGCGCGCGATGATGGCGGCGCTTGGCGGCGTCGTCCTCCTTGGCCTCGTCGCCTGCACGCAGGTTCCCGAGCTGCGCAGCATCTTCGGCCTTGGCGCGAACGAACCGGCGCCAGTCATCGTACCTGCCGAACAACTGCGCGAAGTCGAAGCCATGACGGTGGACGACAAGTCGCAGATCCTCGTCGAAGGCAGCGAGGCCGAACAGCGCAATGCCGCGATCGCCGTCTCGGGCCTCCCGGTGGAAAGCGCGGCCAGCTTCGTCCTGCACGGCACTTCCGGTGCTGCCTATCGCACGGCGCTGAAATGCATGACCCAGGCGGTTTATTACGAGGCCGCCCGCGAACCGCTGGAGGGCAGGCGGGCCGTGGCACAGGTCGTGCTCAACCGGGTGCGCCATCCCGCCTATCCGAACAGCGTCTGCGGCGTCGTCTATGAGGGCTCGCAGCGCACGACCGGGTGCCAGTTCAGCTTCACCTGCGACGGTGCGCTGCTTCGCGCGCCCATGGCATCGCTTTGGGCCGAGGCTCAGGAAGTCGCGCGCGAGGCCCTTGCCGGACGCGTCGAGGCCAGCGTCGGCACCGCTACCAACTACCACGCCGATTACGTCCTGCCCAAGTGGGCCTTCACCCTTGCCAAGATCGACAAGATCGGCCGCCACATCTTCTATCGCCTTCACGGCAAGTGGGGCCAGCGTGCGCTGTTCACCAGCGCCTACAGCGGGGTCGAGCGCATTCCGGCGCTCGATTACGAAGGTTTGCGCGCGCGCCTGCTTGCCGCATCGCAGCCGCTGGTCGAGCCCGCACCGGCGCCGGGCCTGACCGTCCCGCCGGCCGTCACCGACCGCCATGCCGCCAACGACGTCGGCGGGCGCATCGATACAACCAAGCAATGGCGCCTCTCGATCCCCGATCCGGTGTCGGCCAGCTCGAAGTACCAGTCCGCCATCGCGGCCAGCACGTTGGCCCAGTCGCAGGCTGTCGAACCGGGGATGGAAACGGCATCCGCGCCGTCAAGGATAGTGCTCGCACGATGA
- a CDS encoding type I secretion system permease/ATPase — translation MFEATEVKRGEEDFLVACIARMAEKAGVSCAPVMFSSLARNAQGYLPRHQAEAALELLGLNCDASRRTRLPTKPEFYPAIVSFEGGQVAVIHEVKDADARVWRPETRSESWEPVAALAERYDGWMATVFGDSSSAREAGAPWQERAKSHWFWSELYKLRGQFWPVMVASVIVNVLALSYPLFSMNVYDRVIPNRAQATLWVLAAGVLIAFAMDFMIRRARTRVLDQIGRDLDLKLSQKIYSKVLSSPLAGRKGHTGNLVARVSEFSLVRDFYASTTIVLVADMAFLVLFLAVIAYIAGWLAMVPLIGAACMAIFGLRLQRKVSSAALDAQVDNGLQQTLLVESISGIETLKSLSGEGVMLGRWRQLAEAGAHSQRRLRDVSSAAISLASTFQQVTSISLVIGGYYLFDAGKITMGSIIAIVMLSTRSLSPAAQLAFLLTRSQQARKVLDSLQQVWLEEDERTMGSASLTPEVRSANVRTEDLEFTYPQASIPSLAGINLTINEGDRIAIIGKVASGKSTLGRVICGLYQPTAGSMLIDGIDSRQYRPQDLRNAYRFVGQDAVLFSGSIKDNLAIGAGIVHDEDLLRALRQVGADEFLSRDASGFDRPVGESGVQLSGGQRAFLSLARAMVKPSRLLFLDEPTGAMDSQTEQLFVERLSQSLSPSQTLVVATHRPALFSICKRLIVLDRGRIVADGPRDEIIASAGMGARS, via the coding sequence ATGTTCGAAGCAACGGAAGTGAAGCGCGGCGAGGAAGACTTTCTCGTCGCGTGCATTGCCCGCATGGCGGAAAAGGCCGGCGTCTCCTGCGCGCCGGTCATGTTCTCCTCGCTGGCGCGCAATGCGCAAGGCTACCTGCCGCGTCACCAGGCCGAAGCGGCGTTGGAGTTGCTGGGCCTCAACTGCGACGCCTCGCGTCGCACCAGGTTGCCGACCAAGCCGGAGTTCTACCCGGCCATCGTCTCCTTCGAAGGGGGCCAGGTCGCCGTCATTCACGAGGTGAAGGACGCGGATGCACGGGTCTGGCGTCCGGAAACCCGCAGTGAAAGCTGGGAGCCGGTAGCGGCACTTGCCGAACGCTACGATGGCTGGATGGCCACCGTCTTCGGAGATTCCTCGAGCGCGCGGGAAGCTGGGGCGCCTTGGCAGGAGCGGGCCAAGAGCCACTGGTTCTGGAGCGAGCTGTACAAGCTGCGCGGCCAGTTCTGGCCGGTGATGGTGGCCTCCGTTATCGTCAACGTGCTGGCGTTGTCCTACCCGCTGTTCTCGATGAACGTTTACGACCGTGTCATCCCCAACCGCGCGCAGGCCACCTTGTGGGTGCTGGCGGCAGGCGTACTGATCGCCTTTGCCATGGATTTCATGATCCGGCGTGCGCGGACCCGCGTGCTGGACCAGATCGGGCGCGATCTCGACCTGAAGCTGTCGCAGAAGATCTATTCCAAGGTGTTGTCCTCGCCGCTCGCCGGGCGCAAGGGCCACACCGGCAACCTCGTGGCGCGCGTCTCCGAATTCTCGCTGGTGCGCGATTTCTACGCCTCGACGACCATTGTCCTTGTCGCAGACATGGCCTTCCTCGTCCTGTTCCTGGCGGTGATCGCCTATATCGCGGGCTGGCTGGCGATGGTGCCGCTGATCGGGGCGGCGTGCATGGCGATCTTCGGCCTGCGCCTGCAGCGCAAGGTCAGCAGCGCCGCGCTCGATGCGCAAGTCGACAACGGGCTACAGCAGACGCTCCTGGTGGAATCGATCTCCGGTATCGAAACGCTCAAGAGCCTGTCGGGCGAAGGCGTGATGCTCGGCCGCTGGCGTCAGCTTGCCGAAGCAGGCGCCCATTCGCAGCGCCGTCTGCGCGACGTCAGTTCCGCGGCGATCTCGCTGGCTTCCACCTTCCAGCAAGTTACCAGCATCAGCCTTGTCATCGGCGGATACTACCTGTTCGACGCGGGCAAGATCACGATGGGCTCGATCATCGCCATCGTCATGCTTTCGACCCGTTCGCTTTCTCCTGCCGCGCAGTTGGCCTTTCTGCTCACCCGCAGCCAGCAGGCGCGCAAGGTGCTGGATTCGCTGCAGCAGGTCTGGCTCGAAGAGGATGAGCGCACGATGGGCAGCGCTTCGCTGACCCCCGAAGTGCGCAGTGCCAATGTCCGCACCGAGGATCTCGAATTCACTTATCCGCAGGCCTCGATCCCCTCGCTCGCCGGGATCAACCTGACGATCAACGAGGGCGACCGCATCGCCATCATCGGCAAGGTCGCCTCGGGCAAGTCGACGCTGGGCCGGGTGATCTGCGGTCTCTACCAGCCCACCGCCGGCTCCATGCTGATCGACGGGATCGACAGCCGCCAATACCGGCCGCAGGACCTGCGCAACGCCTATCGCTTCGTGGGGCAGGATGCCGTGCTGTTCAGCGGCTCGATCAAGGACAACCTCGCGATCGGGGCCGGTATCGTGCATGACGAGGACCTTCTTCGCGCCTTGCGGCAGGTGGGGGCGGACGAGTTTCTCTCGCGAGATGCCAGCGGTTTCGATCGTCCGGTCGGCGAATCCGGCGTCCAGCTTTCCGGCGGGCAACGGGCGTTCCTGTCGCTTGCCCGGGCCATGGTGAAGCCCTCACGACTGCTGTTCCTCGATGAGCCGACCGGCGCCATGGATAGCCAGACCGAGCAACTTTTCGTCGAGCGCCTGTCCCAATCCCTGTCACCTTCGCAGACACTTGTTGTCGCGACCCACAGACCGGCACTTTTCTCGATCTGCAAACGCCTGATCGTGCTGGACAGGGGGCGGATCGTCGCTGACGGTCCGCGCGACGAGATCATTGCGTCGGCAGGCATGGGAGCCAGATCGTGA
- a CDS encoding TolC family protein, with the protein MLYDRTIAAGIAVLLSGTASVALAQSAGPVSLRDAIVVAVNSNPEVAQAQYNTEAIQFERKQAQGLYAPRVDVEASAGWRHLENRTRRSLGIAGQELYPLSAEVRAEWVALDFGRRRGELLRQAARVDGASLRVVERSEYIALQVARQYLDILLQQRIVAASEDNVAFHRSLVNDLTTGVEQGSISIADQQQSEERLQAALVRQSEAEQDLTEAKIKLRRLTGLDIDNVTMPPELAEGLPATLSEAVGMARTENPLVKEAAADVDAAGALADSVRGDGFPKIGVDLNGRAGEDIDGFRGSTKDVQARVFLRWNVFDGGINRANYQEMVRRASEARYRLYQVTREAEEDVQTAWTTLQTQGRIGEQLGNQSRVSDDLLLSYRSQFNVGRRSLLDVLDAQNTRYNVQVRLETARFSEMFARYQVLAATNRFLTTINVPAGAGAGMNERDRFHYGPPNPAETQYRTYP; encoded by the coding sequence ATGTTGTACGATAGAACCATCGCGGCGGGGATTGCGGTCCTTTTGTCCGGAACGGCTTCGGTGGCGCTGGCGCAGTCGGCCGGCCCGGTGAGCCTGCGCGATGCCATAGTCGTGGCGGTCAATTCGAACCCCGAGGTGGCGCAGGCCCAGTATAATACCGAGGCCATCCAGTTCGAGCGCAAGCAGGCGCAGGGCCTTTATGCCCCGCGCGTCGATGTCGAGGCATCGGCAGGCTGGCGCCACCTTGAGAACAGGACCCGCCGTTCGCTCGGCATTGCCGGGCAGGAACTTTATCCGCTGAGCGCCGAAGTGCGTGCGGAATGGGTTGCCCTCGACTTCGGTCGCCGTCGCGGAGAACTGCTGCGCCAGGCAGCGCGCGTCGACGGTGCCTCGCTTCGGGTGGTCGAACGTTCTGAATACATCGCCCTTCAGGTCGCGCGTCAGTACCTCGATATCCTCCTCCAGCAGCGCATCGTTGCCGCGAGCGAGGATAACGTGGCGTTTCACCGTTCGCTGGTGAACGATCTGACGACTGGAGTGGAACAGGGATCGATCTCGATCGCCGACCAGCAGCAATCGGAAGAACGACTGCAGGCCGCGCTCGTCCGCCAGTCGGAAGCCGAGCAGGACCTGACGGAAGCGAAGATCAAGCTGCGTCGGCTGACCGGTCTCGACATCGACAATGTCACGATGCCGCCCGAACTGGCGGAAGGCTTGCCGGCCACCCTCAGCGAGGCGGTCGGGATGGCCCGCACTGAAAATCCGCTGGTCAAGGAAGCGGCGGCGGACGTCGATGCTGCAGGGGCACTGGCCGACAGCGTGCGCGGCGACGGTTTCCCCAAGATCGGCGTGGACCTGAACGGCCGCGCCGGTGAGGACATCGACGGTTTCCGCGGTTCCACCAAGGATGTGCAGGCCCGCGTTTTCCTGCGCTGGAACGTGTTCGACGGCGGTATCAACCGCGCCAACTACCAGGAGATGGTGCGCCGCGCGAGCGAAGCGCGCTATCGGCTCTACCAGGTGACCCGCGAAGCCGAAGAGGACGTCCAGACCGCCTGGACCACCCTGCAGACGCAAGGGCGCATCGGTGAACAGCTGGGCAACCAGAGCCGCGTGTCGGATGACCTGCTGCTCTCCTACCGCAGCCAGTTCAACGTCGGGCGTCGTTCGCTGCTCGACGTGCTCGATGCGCAAAACACGCGCTACAACGTGCAGGTCCGGCTCGAAACCGCGCGTTTCTCGGAAATGTTCGCCCGTTATCAGGTGCTGGCCGCGACCAATCGCTTCCTCACCACGATCAACGTGCCGGCAGGTGCCGGGGCCGGTATGAACGAGCGGGACCGCTTCCACTACGGTCCGCCCAATCCGGCCGAGACACAGTACCGCACCTATCCCTGA
- a CDS encoding OmpA family protein, whose product MTGNWKGPLAAFALAGCLVPVAASAQDQQSDLMSLGKGELKSEIRTRYDAALAQTGDASVVSADTPAYMWASQAKAQCGIAMGFLKSGTKDPVSIGKCDEAYRRMTQPQMVSQEAAAPQPPVAEAPCLPGPYIVFFDWDSSMISPDAATILDSTVSSTAGCGGAAIRIDGYTDRSGSDRYNMGLSTRRADAVRDYLVSHGTTANLSTQAFGESNPRVPTADGVRELQNRRVEITVE is encoded by the coding sequence ATGACGGGCAATTGGAAGGGGCCTCTGGCGGCATTCGCGCTGGCTGGATGTCTGGTCCCGGTGGCGGCTTCGGCACAGGACCAGCAATCGGACCTGATGTCGCTGGGCAAGGGGGAGCTCAAGAGCGAGATCCGCACGCGATACGACGCGGCTCTGGCGCAGACCGGCGACGCGAGCGTCGTTTCGGCCGATACGCCGGCCTACATGTGGGCTTCGCAGGCCAAGGCGCAATGCGGCATTGCCATGGGTTTCCTGAAAAGCGGGACCAAGGACCCCGTCAGCATCGGCAAGTGCGACGAGGCCTATCGCCGCATGACCCAGCCGCAGATGGTGTCGCAGGAAGCCGCTGCCCCGCAGCCGCCGGTCGCCGAGGCACCGTGCCTGCCCGGGCCCTACATCGTGTTCTTCGACTGGGACAGCAGCATGATTTCGCCCGACGCGGCGACGATCCTCGATTCGACCGTGTCTTCGACCGCAGGCTGCGGCGGGGCTGCGATCCGGATAGACGGATATACGGATCGTTCGGGAAGCGACCGCTATAACATGGGGCTTTCGACGCGCCGGGCCGATGCCGTGCGCGACTACCTCGTGTCGCATGGCACGACGGCCAATTTGTCCACGCAGGCGTTCGGTGAAAGCAACCCGCGTGTGCCGACGGCGGATGGGGTTCGCGAACTCCAGAACCGCCGCGTTGAGATTACGGTCGAGTGA